ATGGGCGGTCGCTTCATAACTATTGAGAAAAGATATCTGACGCCGGCCCAGCCGTACCCGCCGACCTCCATTGTGGCCACCTTGCCTGATATGTGGATCGTGATGACGCCGAATATCAAATCAAGGCCGTCAGCCGAGGCAGTCCCTTCAGCAAGGTGGGCCACCATTTGTCGGCCGCATCGCCGAGATGCACCGTGATCCGCCGGGCGTGCAGCGATAGCGTGGCGGCGACCTTGAGCACCTGCTCGCGCATCCGGCTCAGGCTCCATCCCTGATGCGTGCGGCTCTCCAGCAAGCGCCGCAGCCCATGCAGGACCTGGTAGGCATAGAGGTTCAGCAGCAGATTTACCTCGTTGCGGGCCATCACGTCCTGGACGGTGGAGGCACCCCGATCCGTCGATGAGAGGTGTACGTCGAGCGCCGACTTCACCTCGCCCATGTGGGCCTCGGCGCTGCCGCGTTTGCGGTAGAGCGCCAGGACCTTCTCCGGCGGCCAGTCGAACGTGCCGAGGTTGGTGACCAGGAAGAAGGCATGCAGCAACAGGTCATCGGGGCGTTCCTGCACCACCAGCACCACACGCCGCGGCGTCGGCCAGGAACCGGCTTGGTACTCCAGGTCGTGGCACCATTCCCGAGGCTGCTCGGGCGGCCGGCCTCGTGGCCGCTTCAGGTGCGGCGCCGCCAACTTCTGCAGGCCCGAGTGGCTGCGCAGCCGGCCCAGGTACTCGATGTCGCGCTCTTCGAGGGCCTGCAGCGTGTCGTTGTCGGTGAAACCGGCGTCGATGCGCACTCGAACCTGGGCCCCGGTGCTCTCGTTGAGTCGCCGCACCAGATGCGGGATCCAGGTATCGGCGTTCTCGGCCGGACCGGCGTTGCCCTCGCGTAGCAGGCCGCCGACCCTGTCGCCGGTCTCGGCCAGCGAGGCGACCAGTGGCGAATAGATTCGTGCGCCGTAAAGCCCATGAAACGCCGAGCCACCCTGGTGGCCGTGAACCTCGATCGGCAGGCCGTCGATGTCCAGCGTCAGGTGCGTGGGCCGTTCGCCATTCTTCAACGCGGTCAGACGCCAGACCACCAGACGCAGCAGCCCTTCGTCATAGCGCTGCAACAGCAGAAACGTCTACGCATAACGCGCGACGATATCCACCAGCCCGCGGCCGCCCGGCAGATCCAGCGCCGGGCTGTGTGCCGCCTTGCGCACCAGTGCCATCGCGGCCTCCAGCTCCCGCGCGTTGGCTTCGAAGCGCTGCTGGTGCAGCGTCCAGCCCTGAGTCAGATGATCCCGGAGGACGCGAGTTGCCCATTGGCGAAAGCGGACCGCGCGTCGGGAGTTGACGCGGTAACCGACGGAAATGATGGCATCGAGGTTGTAATGCAGCCTCGCACGCTTGACCTTTCTGCCTCCTTCGATCTGAACTTGTAAGAATTCCTTACAAGTTCCCTCTTCCACCAACTCTTCCTCTGCGTAGATATTTTTCAAGTGGATCATGATGTTCTGCGGCTTGACGTCGAACACCTCGGCCATCTGCCGTTGCGTCAGCCATACGGTCTCGCGACCCTCGTCCAGACGCACATCGACCGCCTTGTCGGCATCCTCGTAGATCAGGATTTGCAGTTGTTCGCTCATGTCGATCTTGTTCGAGTGAGTTCACCGTCAAGTGACCATAGCACGCCTTCTCCGTCGAATCCGGCAGGATCGGTTACGGCATCGAACCAACAGTCATGCTCAGTGCATGACGACCATCACCGCCAGCACCACCGTCAGCAGTAACAGGTACACCCCGGCATGTATGCGATCGGGAAAGCGCTCGATCCATCGCGACGCCAGGCGGATGCCGAGCCATGAACCGGCCGCCAGCGCCAGCAAGGCGCCCAGGGCGGTATCGCTGGCCGACAGCAACACATAGGTCGCTGTGCCACTCGCCGCCATCGGCAACGACAACGGATTGGCCATCGCCTGCCGCTGTTTGCCCCGCTGCCCCGGGATCCCCGACTGGCCAGCCTGTGCAAGGATTTCCTCGGCCGGCCGCATATCCATAGCCTGCCCGAGGACTGGGCCCGGCAGCTGCATCGCAGCCAACGCACCTTCAATCGGCTGTTCCGTCAGCAGACCGGTCTGTCGTTCGCGGTGTGGCGCCAGCAGGCTGCCTGATGGCAGCCCTCCCCAGGCTGCTGGCCGGTAGCTCCGTTACCCGAACCGCGCTGGAACTCGGCTACGAGAGTCCGGGCGCCTTCTCCAGCATGTTTCGCAAGGTGCTCGGTCAATCCCCGACCGCCTTCGTGAGGGCTGCTACCCGCCAAGCGATAGAAATTGCTCAACCGTAGCTGGTGCAAGGCCTGGTCCTGGGGTCAGGTATCCCGTGGTAAAGGGTTCCCCCGCTCGCGTGTCCGCGCTTGACTTCCTTCCCGATCGGCCCATTATACCATCCATATGGATGGTATATGGATTCTTTATGGATGGTTCAATAAGCAAGTCAACGAGGCATGGACACATGAGCGTGCATGAACTGCGCCGCAAGACCGGCGACTCCAGCGAGAAGATCACCATCAACCTGGGGGTCGTCGACCTGGGGCAGATCGATCTGCTGGTCCAGGAAGGGTTCTATTCCAATCGCACCGACCTGATCCGCACGGCCATCCGCAACCAGCTGGCGACCCATGCCGAGGCGGTCAGGGAGACCGTGACCCGCAAGGCCTTCGTGCTGGGGCTGGAGCACTACAGCCGCCAGGATCTGGAAGCCCTGCAGGCGTCGGGCGAGACGTTGCAGATCCAGGTCCTGGGGATGGCCAGCATTGCCGACGACGTATCACCGGAGCTTGCCCGCGCCACCATCGAGTCGGTGGTCGTGCTGGGTGCCCTGCATGCCAGCAAGGCGGTCAAGGCCGCCCTGGCGGATCGAATCCACTGAATTATTGAATAGGGATATTGACGATGATCGACGCCGCCATGACGAAGCGAATCGAAGAAGCGACGCGGCTGACCCGCGCCGGAAAGCTGCACGAGGCCATGGCCGTCCTGCAGGGCGCGATGCCCAGGGACCCGTGCCGCAACGGCGAGGCCTTCGAGGGGACTACCTTCGAGGGGAATACCTTCGAGGGGAGCTGCCAGGTCGTCGACGAGGAGATGACGGCCTCGAAACCTGATTCGGAATCGCGCCGGACAGATGAAACGAGAACGCAAACGGACACTCTGTCCGCAGCTGGCCCTGCCAATCAGGCTTCAAATTGGGGAGTCCCGAGCGGCGATATTGGCGTGCCCGCCGCATGGCGCGACAAGTGGCTCAAGTTTCGCGGCGCCATAGCGCAGCCCGAGAGCGCGCAGCCCGAGCATGCACGGGGAACCATCGAGGAGGCACGGCCCGGCGCGTTCACTGCCGGTCGATTCACCAACCCGGTCGGCACCCGCGATTACAAGCTGTATATCCCCAGCGGCCATCACGGCCAGGCACTCCCGCTGGTGGTCATGCTGCATGGTTGCACGCAGGACCCCGACGACTTCGCCGCCGGAACCGACATGAATCGGCTGGCCGAGGAGCAGCTGTTCTGCGTGCTCTACCCGGCCCAGCCGATGACCGCCAACAGCTCGAAGTGCTGGAACTGGTTCAAGGCCGAAGACCAGCAGCGCGAGGGCGGCGAGCCGGCGATCATCGCCGGCATGGCCCGTCGGGTGATCGACACGCACGGGCTCGATGCCAGCCGGGTCTATGTCGCCGGGCTGTCGGCTGGCGGGGCCATGGCGACGACCCTGGCGATGACCTATCCGGATCTCTTCGCGGCGGTGGGCGTGCATTCCGGGCTGCCCCACGGCGTGGCGCGAAGTCTTCCCGATGCCCTGGGGGCGATGCAGGGCGGCACGGGCCCCCTGGGAGGTGGTGGCGCGGCGCAAGCAAGCGGGTGGGCGTCGGAGGTGCCGGCCATCATCTTTCATGGCGATCGCGACACCACCGTGCACCCCAGCAATGCGGATCGTGTTGCCGCCCAGTACGCCGCCGCGCGCAAACAGGTCGAGACGGCCAGCGAGCGCGAGGGCAACGCCAGGGTCGCGGTGGAAAAAGGTCAGGTGGCCAATGGCCATGCCTATACGCGCACCACGCATCATGATGCCAGGGGCGACCCGCGTCTGGAGCAGTGGCGGGTACAGGGCGCGGGCCACGCCTGGTCGGGAGGCAGCGCAAAGGGAAGCTATACCGATCCCAAGGGCCCCGATGCCGCCCGGGCAATGCTGCGCTTCTTCCATCGCCATCAGCAGGGCAAACGCAGCGCGAGCTAAGGCGCCACCTGGCGGACGTTGAGTACGTCAGGGGCAAGCCGCTAGCAGTCACGTCAGACCGTGCATCCGGGCCATTTGGTGACCGTCGTGAACGACCTGGCGTGCGCGCCCATACGGCGTTAAAAATCGGCTCGGGCGCGAGTCCGATCAAAATGCTCATTTACACCCCGTAAACTCGCGTGCGAGCCCAGTCCGCTTTTTCGCCAATTTTTTCCTTGTCTTGCCTTCGCTCGCCGACTTTTCGTACAAACCCTAGCCCGCGAAGAACCAAAATTATTATTTGCAAAATAGTGGTGCCTTCTACACTGGGTAGTGACCGTAAGGTTCTCTGGCATAAATCGACAAACAGGAATCGATAGCAAAAAACGGTGGCCGTTGTCGGCAGCATGGTGCGGACGACAAGGAGCTTGAAGTCTTAATCTCATAGACGACAACAGACTTCATTAAAAGCTGATGTTAGCAAGGAGTATCATCATGAATGTTTTTGTAAATTCTTCTCTCCCCGTGCTGGTTGGGGCTTCTCTTCTGTTTGCCTCCTCTGCCATGGCCCAAGAGATAGGCCCGCAGACGGGTGACAGGGAGTTCTCCCTCTCCGGTACCGGTAGCAGCAGCAAGGACTTCGACAACGGCAGCTTCGGCATTTCCGGCGACTACGGCTGGTACCTGTCGGATCGCACGCTGATGGGTATTCGTCAGAGCGTCAATTTTGCTGACGTGGAAGGCGATGACAACGTCTGGAATGGTAGCACTCGGGGCTTTGCCGATTACCACTTCGGCCGAGGCGCGGCCCGGCCTTTCGTGGGTGCCTCACTCGGTGGCATTTATGGTGACGCCGTGAAGGACACCGGCATCGCCGGCCTGGAAACTGGCCTCAAGTACTATATGCTGCCCACCACCTTCGTGCAGGCAAGAGCCGAGTACCAGTTCTTGTTCGATAGCAGCGACAGTGCCGAAGACAACTACGACGACGGCGCCTGGGCCTATACCTTCGGCATGGGTATCAACTTCTGAGGATCAGCACTGATCCCATGCTTGTGAAGTGATCCACTTGGAGCGGACACCCCAGGCGATAGGGGTGTTCGTGGCCAATTCGTGACCGAGAAGCCACGACATCCGTTTCCGATGCTCCGTTCATCGCCGAGTGTATTGCACAGCAGAATGCCCTACCCCCGCCGCTGCGCCGCTTCCTGGATGCCGCCAATCACCCGGGCAAAGAAAGGTGTTGGCGATGGTCGGCACCAGCACCACCAGGTTGCGGGTGCGTTGCGACCGGAACTGCACCGCCATGAGATTCGGCCGGTAACCAGCCTGCTCGACGGCGGCCAGCACCCTGGCGCGCGTTCCCGGCGACACGATGTCAGGGGTCTTCAAGGTGCGCGACACCGTCGCCACCGACACACCGACCAACTCGGCCACCTTACGAATATTGGTCATCCCTGGCTGTGAACCTCCTCGTCTCGTCGCCTACCTCGGCACCCTCATGCGCGCCAGTCTACTGCATCATTGCCCCTGGCTCATCGGTACACCCGCTCGCGCCCCTGCGACCTAGTAGAGCGTTCCAACAATACGCTTACGTATTATGCGCCCTCCAAGTCGAACTGCTTCCAGCGGAAGACAACCGGGGCCGCGTTCATTTCACCGATGCCCTTCAGGATGCGCGCCTTGAGTTCGGCGATCCAATCGATGAATACGCGCAGCTTCGCGCTGACATGCCGGTTTGGCGGAAACGCCAGGTACAACGGCATCGGGTCGAGCTGCCAATCCTCGAAAAGGGCCACCAACTCCCCCGAGGCGAGATGGTCCCTGGCCATGTAGTCCGGCAGCCACAGGATGCCCAAGCCGGCCAGGCCCGCCGCAAGATAGCTATTGCCATCGTCCGTCGACAGGACGTAGCGGCCCTGCACCTTGATGCTCTCCTGATCGCGATGCATGGCGAAGGGCTTGCCGAGACGGGACCCCAGGAAGCCCACGATTCGGTGCTGGGTATTTTCCAGTTCCCGAGGGTGCGAGGGCGAACCGGCACGCTCCAGGTAGCTCGGCGCTGCATAGACCCCCAGCCGCAGGTCGCCGATGCGCCGCGCCATCAGCGATTGATCGGTCAGCTCGCCACCGCGCACCACGCAATCCACCTTCTCGTCGATGATGTCCACCATGCGATCGCTGACGCCCAGGTCCAGCTGGATTTCCGGGTAACGGGCATGGAAGGCAGGCAGTGCCGGTATAAGAATCATGCGAGCCAGTGGACTGGGGACATCCACCCGCAACCGCCCCCTGGGTACGCTCGAGGCGCCAGACAGGCTGGTCTCGGCATCATCCAGGTCAGCCAGCAAGCCTAGCACCCGCTCATAGTAGGCGGCGCCGTCGGCGGTCACGTTGACCTTGCGCGTGGTGCGGTTCAGCAGGCGAACGCGCAAGCGTGCCTCCAACTGCTGCACGAGCTGCGTGACGCTGGTCTTGCTCATGTGAAGGGTGTCGGCGGCCTTGGTGAAGCTGCCGGTTTCCACCACCCGCGCAAACGCCTGCATTGCATCGAAACGGTCCATGGCTTCCCTAAATAGTGACCCAGGGCTCTTCGTGATTGTTCGTGATCTGCAAACAGTGATGGCCAGGCTTGCTCGTTTATCCGCGCCCCCACGGCTCCTAAATTATCACCATCGTTGACACGGGTCGCTTCGGCCCGCTGATGGAGACAAGACCATGACCAAGCGTGACGTCGTTTTCCCGGCCGGGCGCCAGGCGCTCTACGAGCGGAACCGCTATTCGCCGGCGATTCGATCCAATGGGTTCCTGTTCGTCTCGGGCCAGGTGGGTAGTCGGGAAGACGGCTCCCCCGAGCCGGACCTGGAGGCACAAGTCCGGCTCGCCTTCGACAATCTGGTGGCGATCCTGAAAGCAGCGGGATGCACCTTCGACGACGTGGTCGATGTCACCGTGTTCATGGTCGATCCCCAATCGACCTTCGAGACGGCCTGGAAGGTGGTGCCAGAGTTCTGGGGGAGCGCGCCGCACCCGACACTGACCGCCGTGGGTGTCACCTGGCTCTATGGCTTCGATTTTGAAATCAAGGTGATAGCGAAGCTGCCGGAATCGGCCACCGAATGAGCCCGGCATTGCGGGTAGCCTTCGTTGACTATCCTGCACCGTGTCGGATCGACTACCCAGTAGTTTCTCCGCGAGCAATATCGTGCTCGCTAATGACCGTCACCACTCTCGGCCACCACTCGTGCCCCAGGGGTAAAGATGTCGCGCCCGGCAAGGATCTTCGTAGCTCGCTCGCGCAGCGTATCGCTCTCGATCAGTTCGAGACGAAACAGCGAGGTGGACGCCCGGAAGGAGAAGGTCGATGGCTACACGTCGATCGCCGCCTATCTGGGCAATGAAGGCTGGTGCCAGGGCCTGGAGCTGCGTCCCGGCAAGCGGCGCCGGATACGCACCGTATTGCAGGAACTGGTCCATCGTGCCGCCGTGGTAGTCCACAAGGCCCGTCAGATCATCCTCGATGTCGGGCAGGACATTGGCCGCATGAGGGTGTTGAACACCCTGCGGAGCCGGCTGCGTTACCCGCGAGGGTCGCCCTGCTGATCGCCTGTGGGGGAATGTCACTTGGAAGAGGGCTGATGGTCACCAGCAGCCAGCATCGCCATGCCCGGCGGGTAGAAATGCATGACAAAACGGATCATCGTCGCCGGCCGACGCGGCAATGGTTGGCCATCGCAGACATGCGTTCGGCGATTGAGACGGGATCGGAGGTCAAAAAATGCTCGCTGGCGGTGACAGGGAAAGTGCCGATGCCGGCTTCACGGATTCACGGATTCAGGAATACTATTGCTAGTATTTTTCCCCGCCCTATCGACTTGGCTCCCTGATTTTTTCCGATGAGCTGATACCTACGAGTCCTGCATGCCCTGATCAGGGCCCAGGCTGCCGGAGATGGTAATCTAAGCTGGGAGTCAACTGGGCCGGCATTCTCCGGCAGGCGCCACGCCTTCCAAGACCAAGGCCGCGCGCCGCGATGCGACTTGACTGCCACCCGTGGCGGTAGTGTGATGAGGCCCTCTGTCATATCGCCCCGAGGCCTCAATGCGAAAGATTCTGCTCGTCGACAACGGCTCGCTGCGCCCCCAGGCCACGCTCAACCTGCGTCGCCTTGCACATGCCCTGAGCCAGGCCACCGGCGAGGCGGTCGAGGCCACGTCGCTGCTGCATTCGTACAAGATCCCCCCGGAGGAGCTCGGCGGCCACAAGGCCGTGACACTGGGGCCGCTGGCCGAACGGGCCGCCGCCCAGGGCGTGACCGAGCTGGTCATTCTGCCGTTCTTCTTCGGCCCCAGCCGGGCGTTGACCACTTATATGCCGGAGCGCCTGGCCGAGGTACAGGCCAACTACCCGCAACTCGGCGTCAAGGTCGCCCTGCCGCTGGTCGACAGCCAGGCAACGCCGGATCTGCGCCTGGCGCAGCTGTTGGCGGGCAATGTGCGCGAGCGCCTGGCGGGGCTGACGCACCCCAGGGTGGTGCTGGTCGATCACGGCAGCCCGATCCCCGAGGTCACGGCGGTGCGCAACTATCTGGCCGGCCAGTTGAGCGCGCTGCTCGCCGATGAAGCCGGCTGCGTGACATTCGCCTCGATGGAGCGGCGCGAAGGCGAGGCCTACCGCTTCAACGAACCACTGCTGGAAGACCTGCTGGCCTCGCCGGCGCTGGCCGGCAGCGAGGTAATCCTGGCCATGCTGTTCCTGTCGCCGGGCCGCCACGCCGGCGAAGGCGGCGACATCGCGGAAATCTGCGAGCAGGCGATGGCGCGCTCCC
The genomic region above belongs to Halomonas zincidurans B6 and contains:
- a CDS encoding virulence RhuM family protein, with translation MSEQLQILIYEDADKAVDVRLDEGRETVWLTQRQMAEVFDVKPQNIMIHLKNIYAEEELVEEGTCKEFLQVQIEGGRKVKRARLHYNLDAIISVGYRVNSRRAVRFRQWATRVLRDHLTQGWTLHQQRFEANARELEAAMALVRKAAHSPALDLPGGRGLVDIVARYA
- a CDS encoding helix-turn-helix domain-containing protein produces the protein MAALPRLLAGSSVTRTALELGYESPGAFSSMFRKVLGQSPTAFVRAATRQAIEIAQP
- a CDS encoding CopG family transcriptional regulator, which produces MSVHELRRKTGDSSEKITINLGVVDLGQIDLLVQEGFYSNRTDLIRTAIRNQLATHAEAVRETVTRKAFVLGLEHYSRQDLEALQASGETLQIQVLGMASIADDVSPELARATIESVVVLGALHASKAVKAALADRIH
- a CDS encoding alpha/beta hydrolase family esterase — translated: MIDAAMTKRIEEATRLTRAGKLHEAMAVLQGAMPRDPCRNGEAFEGTTFEGNTFEGSCQVVDEEMTASKPDSESRRTDETRTQTDTLSAAGPANQASNWGVPSGDIGVPAAWRDKWLKFRGAIAQPESAQPEHARGTIEEARPGAFTAGRFTNPVGTRDYKLYIPSGHHGQALPLVVMLHGCTQDPDDFAAGTDMNRLAEEQLFCVLYPAQPMTANSSKCWNWFKAEDQQREGGEPAIIAGMARRVIDTHGLDASRVYVAGLSAGGAMATTLAMTYPDLFAAVGVHSGLPHGVARSLPDALGAMQGGTGPLGGGGAAQASGWASEVPAIIFHGDRDTTVHPSNADRVAAQYAAARKQVETASEREGNARVAVEKGQVANGHAYTRTTHHDARGDPRLEQWRVQGAGHAWSGGSAKGSYTDPKGPDAARAMLRFFHRHQQGKRSAS
- a CDS encoding LacI family DNA-binding transcriptional regulator produces the protein MTNIRKVAELVGVSVATVSRTLKTPDIVSPGTRARVLAAVEQAGYRPNLMAVQFRSQRTRNLVVLVPTIANTFLCPGDWRHPGSGAAAGVGHSAVQYTRR
- a CDS encoding LysR family transcriptional regulator, translated to MDRFDAMQAFARVVETGSFTKAADTLHMSKTSVTQLVQQLEARLRVRLLNRTTRKVNVTADGAAYYERVLGLLADLDDAETSLSGASSVPRGRLRVDVPSPLARMILIPALPAFHARYPEIQLDLGVSDRMVDIIDEKVDCVVRGGELTDQSLMARRIGDLRLGVYAAPSYLERAGSPSHPRELENTQHRIVGFLGSRLGKPFAMHRDQESIKVQGRYVLSTDDGNSYLAAGLAGLGILWLPDYMARDHLASGELVALFEDWQLDPMPLYLAFPPNRHVSAKLRVFIDWIAELKARILKGIGEMNAAPVVFRWKQFDLEGA
- a CDS encoding RidA family protein, which encodes MTKRDVVFPAGRQALYERNRYSPAIRSNGFLFVSGQVGSREDGSPEPDLEAQVRLAFDNLVAILKAAGCTFDDVVDVTVFMVDPQSTFETAWKVVPEFWGSAPHPTLTAVGVTWLYGFDFEIKVIAKLPESATE
- a CDS encoding sirohydrochlorin chelatase codes for the protein MRKILLVDNGSLRPQATLNLRRLAHALSQATGEAVEATSLLHSYKIPPEELGGHKAVTLGPLAERAAAQGVTELVILPFFFGPSRALTTYMPERLAEVQANYPQLGVKVALPLVDSQATPDLRLAQLLAGNVRERLAGLTHPRVVLVDHGSPIPEVTAVRNYLAGQLSALLADEAGCVTFASMERREGEAYRFNEPLLEDLLASPALAGSEVILAMLFLSPGRHAGEGGDIAEICEQAMARSPGLSVTPTRLVGENDAIVDILASRLHQALAGEPLLLAMPSKGAATP